From Bradyrhizobium symbiodeficiens, the proteins below share one genomic window:
- a CDS encoding NADPH-dependent FMN reductase has translation MAYNIVTIAGSLRKDSFSLKIANALAKLAPDTLKLEVVTPAGISFFNQDLEGAPPADWLAFRDKLQKSDGVIFVTPEYNRAIPGVLKNAIDVASRPYGKSSFNGKPVGIISNSPGPLGGVSAAKTLQNILPGISGPIMQQPEAYLNAVGDAFDADGNLVKESLKPVLQAYIDAFAAHVAKHHG, from the coding sequence ATGGCCTACAACATCGTCACGATCGCCGGCAGCCTGCGCAAGGACAGCTTTTCGCTGAAGATCGCCAATGCGTTGGCCAAGCTTGCGCCTGATACGCTCAAGCTCGAGGTCGTCACGCCGGCCGGCATCTCGTTCTTCAACCAGGACCTCGAGGGCGCGCCGCCCGCGGACTGGCTGGCCTTCCGCGACAAGCTGCAGAAGTCGGACGGCGTCATTTTCGTCACGCCGGAATACAACCGCGCCATCCCGGGTGTGCTGAAGAACGCCATCGACGTGGCGTCGCGGCCCTATGGCAAGAGCTCGTTCAACGGCAAGCCGGTCGGCATCATCTCGAATTCGCCGGGCCCGCTCGGCGGCGTCAGCGCCGCCAAGACGCTGCAGAACATCCTGCCGGGTATCTCCGGCCCGATCATGCAGCAGCCGGAGGCCTATCTGAACGCGGTCGGCGATGCCTTCGACGCCGACGGCAATCTGGTCAAGGAGTCGCTGAAGCCGGTGCTCCAGGCCTATATCGACGCCTTCGCCGCGCACGTCGCCAAGCACCACGGCTGA
- a CDS encoding zinc-binding dehydrogenase, with amino-acid sequence MSDGTSGLQLRSLLKKSGELELSLVNVPTPEPADDEVVVRVEATPINPSDLGLLIGPADMSAAKASGTKEMPVITATMPEAAMRMMGARLDQSLPVGNEGAGTVIRTGSSDAAKALMGKTVSMIGGAMYTRYRVLKVRDVMELPAGTTAADGASWFVNPLTALGMTETMRREGHKALVHTAAASNLGQMLNKICIKDGIGLVNIVRSKEQADILHKIGAKHVVDSSAPDFTDTLTNALVETGATIAFDAIGGGKLASQILTAMEVAANKTAKEYSRYGSNVYKQIYIYGSLDTRPTELSRSFGLAWGVGGWLLTPFLQNIGPAEIGRLRQRVASELKTTFASHYTKVVSLTEVLDPANIAVYAKRATGEKFLINPNK; translated from the coding sequence ATGAGCGACGGCACATCCGGACTGCAACTGCGTTCGCTGTTGAAAAAGAGCGGCGAGCTGGAATTGTCCCTCGTGAACGTCCCGACGCCGGAGCCGGCCGATGACGAGGTCGTCGTTCGCGTCGAGGCGACGCCGATCAACCCCTCCGACCTCGGGCTCCTGATCGGGCCCGCCGACATGTCGGCCGCCAAGGCCTCCGGCACCAAGGAGATGCCGGTCATCACCGCGACGATGCCTGAGGCTGCGATGCGGATGATGGGGGCCCGGCTCGATCAGTCGCTGCCGGTCGGCAACGAGGGCGCCGGCACGGTGATCCGGACCGGATCGTCGGACGCAGCAAAAGCGCTGATGGGCAAGACGGTGTCGATGATCGGCGGCGCGATGTACACGCGGTACCGCGTGCTCAAGGTCCGCGACGTCATGGAGCTGCCGGCGGGCACCACGGCTGCGGACGGCGCGTCCTGGTTCGTCAATCCGCTGACCGCGCTCGGCATGACCGAGACGATGCGGCGGGAGGGCCACAAGGCGCTGGTGCACACGGCCGCCGCCTCCAATCTCGGCCAGATGCTCAACAAGATCTGCATCAAGGACGGCATCGGCCTCGTCAACATCGTCCGGAGCAAGGAGCAGGCCGATATCCTGCACAAGATCGGCGCCAAGCACGTCGTGGATTCCAGTGCACCTGATTTCACGGACACTCTCACCAATGCGCTGGTCGAGACCGGCGCCACGATCGCTTTCGACGCCATCGGCGGCGGCAAGCTGGCCAGCCAGATCCTGACCGCCATGGAAGTTGCGGCCAACAAGACCGCGAAGGAATACAGCCGCTACGGCTCGAACGTGTACAAGCAGATCTATATCTACGGCAGCCTGGACACCCGTCCGACCGAATTGAGCCGGTCGTTCGGACTGGCCTGGGGCGTCGGCGGCTGGCTGCTGACCCCGTTCCTTCAGAACATCGGTCCGGCCGAGATCGGCCGTCTGCGTCAGCGCGTGGCGTCCGAGCTCAAGACCACCTTCGCCAGCCACTACACCAAGGTGGTGTCGCTGACCGAGGTGCTCGATCCCGCCAACATCGCCGTGTACGCCAAACGCGCCACCGGCGAGAAATTCCTCATCAACCCGAACAAATAA
- a CDS encoding SDR family oxidoreductase: MTGIAGKVIAITGASSGIGEATARHLAEHGAIVVLGARRSDRLETLTESIVSKGGKASYLVTDVKQRKDVAGLVGLATERYGKLDVLINNAGIAPVSRLDDLRVDDWDDMIDVNVKGVLYGIAAALPVFRRQGFGHFVNTLSTAGIRIVPTMAVYAGSKNAVRAISEGLRQEAGPSLRVTTISPGYVDTELPSSMTDSELRQQGEAAMKAIAIPARAIAEAIAFAIRQPDNVDVGEIVVRPTAQA; encoded by the coding sequence ATGACGGGTATCGCAGGCAAGGTCATCGCCATCACGGGCGCCAGCAGCGGAATTGGCGAAGCCACCGCCCGGCATCTCGCAGAGCACGGCGCTATCGTGGTTCTCGGCGCGCGACGCTCCGACCGACTGGAGACGCTGACCGAGAGCATCGTCTCCAAGGGCGGAAAGGCGTCCTATCTCGTCACCGACGTCAAGCAGCGCAAGGACGTTGCGGGCCTCGTCGGGCTTGCAACAGAGCGATACGGGAAGCTGGACGTCCTGATCAACAATGCGGGGATTGCCCCGGTCTCCCGCCTTGACGACCTCCGGGTCGACGACTGGGACGACATGATCGACGTGAACGTGAAGGGCGTGCTCTACGGGATTGCTGCGGCCTTGCCTGTCTTTCGACGTCAGGGCTTCGGTCATTTCGTCAACACATTGTCGACCGCCGGGATCAGGATCGTTCCGACAATGGCGGTCTATGCGGGGTCGAAGAACGCCGTCAGGGCGATTTCCGAGGGGCTTCGTCAGGAGGCAGGCCCGTCGCTTCGCGTGACAACCATCTCTCCCGGTTATGTCGACACCGAGCTCCCCTCCTCGATGACGGATTCCGAGCTGAGGCAACAGGGAGAGGCGGCCATGAAGGCAATCGCCATTCCGGCGCGCGCCATTGCCGAAGCCATCGCTTTTGCGATACGCCAACCGGACAATGTGGACGTCGGCGAGATCGTCGTCCGCCCAACTGCTCAGGCATGA
- the eno gene encoding phosphopyruvate hydratase, translating into MTAIIDIIGREILDSRGNPTVEVDVVLEDGALGRAAVPSGASTGAHEAVELRDGDKARYLGKGVSKAVGAVNGEIFEALSGLDAEQQAQIDQIMIDLDGTANKSRLGANAILGVSLACAKAAANSLDMPLYRYVGGTSARLLPVPMMNIINGGVHADNPIDFQEFMILPVGASSFAEGLRYGAEVFHTLKSELKKAGHNTNVGDEGGFAPNLPSADAALDFVMNAIGKAGFKAGTDIVLGLDCASTEFFKDGKYVYEGEGKTRSISEQAKYLADLVSRYPIVTIEDGMSEDDMDGWKEITDLIGKKCQLVGDDLFVTNVKRLADGIKAGRANSILIKVNQIGTLTETLAAVEMAHKAGYTSVMSHRSGETEDSTIADLAVATNCGQIKTGSLARSDRTAKYNQLLRIEQQLGKQALYGGRAALKALA; encoded by the coding sequence ATGACCGCCATCATCGACATCATCGGACGCGAAATCCTCGACAGCCGCGGCAATCCCACCGTCGAGGTCGATGTCGTGCTGGAGGATGGCGCGCTCGGCCGTGCTGCCGTGCCCTCGGGCGCCTCTACGGGGGCCCATGAAGCCGTGGAACTGCGCGACGGCGACAAGGCCCGCTATCTCGGCAAGGGCGTCTCCAAGGCGGTCGGCGCCGTCAACGGCGAGATTTTCGAGGCGCTGAGCGGCCTCGACGCCGAGCAGCAGGCCCAGATCGACCAGATCATGATTGACCTCGACGGCACCGCGAACAAGAGCCGGCTGGGCGCCAACGCCATCCTCGGCGTCTCGCTGGCCTGCGCCAAGGCGGCCGCGAACTCGCTCGACATGCCGCTCTACCGCTACGTCGGCGGCACCTCGGCGCGCCTCCTGCCGGTGCCGATGATGAACATCATCAACGGCGGCGTGCATGCCGACAACCCCATCGACTTCCAGGAATTCATGATCCTGCCCGTCGGCGCGTCTTCCTTCGCCGAGGGCCTGCGCTACGGCGCCGAAGTCTTCCACACGCTGAAGTCCGAATTGAAGAAGGCCGGCCACAACACCAATGTCGGCGACGAGGGCGGCTTCGCCCCGAACCTGCCGTCGGCCGACGCCGCGCTCGACTTCGTCATGAACGCGATCGGCAAGGCCGGCTTCAAGGCGGGCACCGACATCGTGCTCGGCCTCGACTGCGCCTCGACCGAATTCTTCAAGGACGGAAAATACGTCTACGAAGGCGAGGGCAAGACCCGTTCGATCTCCGAGCAGGCCAAGTATCTCGCGGACCTGGTCTCGCGCTATCCGATCGTCACCATCGAGGACGGCATGTCGGAGGACGATATGGACGGCTGGAAGGAGATCACCGATCTGATCGGCAAGAAGTGCCAGCTCGTCGGCGACGATCTCTTCGTCACCAACGTCAAGCGCCTCGCCGACGGCATCAAGGCCGGCCGCGCCAATTCGATCCTGATCAAGGTCAACCAGATCGGCACGCTGACCGAGACGCTCGCCGCCGTCGAGATGGCGCACAAGGCCGGCTACACCTCGGTGATGTCGCACCGCTCCGGCGAGACCGAGGATTCCACCATCGCCGACCTCGCGGTCGCCACCAATTGCGGTCAGATCAAGACCGGCTCCCTTGCACGTTCCGATCGCACCGCCAAATACAACCAGCTCCTGCGCATCGAGCAGCAGCTCGGCAAGCAGGCGCTGTACGGCGGCAGGGCGGCACTGAAGGCGCTGGCATAA
- a CDS encoding AraC family transcriptional regulator — protein MGKLSDKHLGKTLDSKTLDDPKTLDPLSQVFSLLNVRAARCTRFEAGGRWSYRFPAKPALKFGAVIQGECWIDFGDEARHRLASGDCFLLANAPAYVLANDEHLAPADGIAAFDWEQSDVARHAGGDTVLLAGSFGFEESDAELLLDALPRFLLIPSRSPPAPVIQSTLGILDLEIRGTGIGAAVLTNRLADVLLVQVLRAALNQADGEGLGWINALVDARIGKAIGLMHADPAHPWTLDALAGAIAMSRSAFSKRFRSLVGLAPVDYLLRWRMRLAREQLRLGASVSATAARLGYSSESAFGHAFKRVYGQAPKRYWRRQAIGEKFLINPNKYS, from the coding sequence TTGGGCAAGCTCTCGGACAAGCATCTGGGCAAGACCTTGGACTCCAAGACCTTAGACGACCCCAAGACCCTGGACCCTCTGTCCCAAGTCTTCTCACTCCTGAACGTTCGCGCCGCGCGTTGTACGAGGTTCGAGGCGGGCGGCAGGTGGTCGTATCGGTTCCCGGCAAAACCCGCCCTGAAGTTCGGCGCCGTCATTCAAGGCGAATGCTGGATCGATTTCGGCGATGAGGCCCGTCATCGGCTTGCCTCCGGCGACTGCTTTCTTCTCGCCAATGCGCCGGCCTATGTCCTGGCCAACGACGAACACCTTGCTCCCGCGGATGGTATCGCGGCGTTCGATTGGGAGCAGTCGGACGTCGCGCGCCACGCCGGCGGCGATACCGTGTTGCTCGCCGGCAGTTTCGGCTTCGAAGAGTCGGACGCCGAATTGCTGCTCGACGCGCTTCCGCGATTTCTGCTCATACCGTCACGCAGTCCGCCGGCGCCCGTCATTCAGTCCACGCTCGGGATTCTCGATCTCGAAATCAGAGGGACGGGAATTGGAGCGGCGGTGCTCACCAACAGGCTGGCCGACGTCCTGCTGGTCCAGGTGCTCCGTGCGGCGTTGAATCAGGCCGACGGCGAGGGGCTCGGATGGATCAATGCGCTGGTCGATGCCCGGATCGGCAAGGCAATTGGGCTGATGCACGCAGACCCAGCTCACCCCTGGACCCTCGACGCATTGGCCGGCGCAATCGCAATGTCGCGATCTGCGTTTTCGAAGCGGTTCAGGTCTCTGGTGGGGCTGGCGCCGGTCGACTACCTGCTTCGCTGGCGCATGCGGCTGGCACGCGAACAACTTCGGCTTGGCGCCAGCGTTTCTGCAACCGCCGCGCGGCTGGGATATTCGTCGGAAAGCGCCTTCGGGCACGCCTTCAAGCGAGTCTACGGCCAGGCGCCGAAGCGATACTGGCGCAGACAGGCGATAGGCGAAAAATTCCTCATCAACCCAAATAAATATTCGTGA
- a CDS encoding MBL fold metallo-hydrolase: MTDLNRRHLLAGAAAVGAAAVAGLRPAAVNAAVPQAGTQAPGFYRYKVGAFECTSINDGARTFPMPDKFVANKPKEEALAAGEAAYMPKGMVTVPFNPQLINTGSKLILIDTGNGVANLEASKGAVGRTLQNLQAAGVDPKAIDVVLLSHLHPDHTNGIRLADGALAFPNAEIMVPGKDWEFWTSEDNAAKAESNPMMKNYFANVKKTFAGLESKVTKFEWGKEVAPGITSIATPGHTPGHTSFAVASGDAKVLIQSDVTNIPEFFLRNPDWHVMFDNDAALAQETRHKFYDMAAAEKATVIGFHFTFPSVGHVEKDGAKYRLIPSAWNPTI; the protein is encoded by the coding sequence ATGACCGACCTCAATCGCCGTCATTTGCTCGCAGGCGCCGCCGCCGTCGGTGCGGCCGCCGTTGCCGGCCTTCGACCGGCCGCCGTCAATGCCGCGGTGCCGCAAGCCGGGACGCAGGCGCCGGGCTTCTATCGGTACAAGGTCGGCGCTTTCGAGTGCACCTCGATCAACGACGGCGCGCGCACCTTCCCGATGCCGGACAAGTTCGTCGCCAACAAGCCGAAGGAGGAAGCTCTGGCCGCAGGCGAGGCGGCCTACATGCCGAAGGGCATGGTCACGGTGCCGTTCAACCCGCAACTCATCAACACCGGTTCCAAGCTGATCCTGATCGACACCGGCAACGGCGTCGCTAATCTGGAAGCGAGCAAGGGCGCCGTCGGGCGTACGCTGCAGAACCTCCAGGCCGCCGGGGTCGATCCGAAAGCCATTGACGTCGTGCTGCTCTCGCATCTGCATCCCGATCACACCAACGGCATTCGCCTCGCCGACGGCGCGCTCGCATTTCCCAATGCGGAGATCATGGTGCCGGGCAAGGATTGGGAGTTCTGGACCAGCGAGGACAACGCGGCCAAGGCCGAGTCCAACCCGATGATGAAGAACTACTTCGCCAACGTGAAGAAGACTTTCGCGGGCCTCGAGTCCAAGGTCACCAAATTCGAGTGGGGCAAGGAGGTCGCGCCGGGCATCACCTCGATCGCGACGCCTGGGCACACGCCGGGCCACACCTCGTTCGCCGTCGCCTCCGGCGATGCCAAGGTGCTGATCCAGTCGGATGTCACCAACATTCCGGAATTCTTCCTGCGCAATCCCGACTGGCACGTGATGTTCGACAACGATGCCGCGCTGGCACAGGAGACGCGCCACAAATTCTACGACATGGCGGCGGCGGAGAAGGCGACCGTCATCGGCTTCCACTTCACGTTCCCGTCGGTCGGCCATGTCGAGAAGGACGGCGCCAAATACCGCCTGATCCCGTCGGCGTGGAATCCGACGATCTGA
- the pdhA gene encoding pyruvate dehydrogenase (acetyl-transferring) E1 component subunit alpha: protein MAAPKKAAASTPQDKTDGGSPPEFTREQELKALRDMLLIRRFEEKAGQLYGMGAIGGFCHLYIGQEAVVVGMQMALKQGDQVITGYRDHGHMLATGMDANGVMAELTGRRGGYSKGKGGSMHMFSKEKHFYGGHGIVGAQVSLGTGLAFANNYRGNGNVSVTYFGDGAANQGQVYESFNMAELWKLPVIYVIENNRYAMGTSVSRASAQQDFSKRGASFNIPGKQIDGMDVRAVKAAGEEAAAWCRAGKGPFILEMQTYRYRGHSMSDPAKYRTREEVEKVRHDQDPIEQVRNRLLAAKVSEADLKAIDAEVRDIVNASADFAQHDPEPDAAELWTDIYR from the coding sequence ATGGCCGCACCCAAGAAAGCCGCCGCAAGCACGCCACAAGACAAGACCGACGGCGGTTCGCCCCCGGAATTCACCAGGGAGCAGGAGCTCAAGGCGCTCCGCGACATGCTCCTGATCCGGCGGTTCGAGGAAAAGGCCGGCCAGCTCTACGGCATGGGCGCGATCGGCGGCTTCTGCCACCTCTATATCGGCCAGGAGGCCGTGGTGGTCGGCATGCAGATGGCCCTGAAGCAGGGCGATCAGGTCATCACCGGCTATCGCGATCACGGCCACATGCTTGCCACCGGGATGGATGCCAACGGCGTCATGGCCGAGCTCACGGGCCGCCGCGGCGGTTATTCCAAGGGCAAGGGCGGCTCCATGCACATGTTCAGCAAGGAGAAGCACTTCTACGGCGGCCACGGCATCGTCGGCGCCCAGGTCTCGCTCGGCACGGGTCTCGCCTTCGCCAACAATTATCGCGGTAACGGCAATGTCAGCGTCACCTATTTCGGCGACGGCGCGGCCAACCAGGGCCAGGTCTATGAGAGTTTCAACATGGCGGAGCTCTGGAAGCTGCCGGTGATCTACGTCATCGAGAACAACCGCTACGCCATGGGCACATCGGTCTCGCGCGCCTCGGCACAGCAGGATTTCTCCAAGCGCGGCGCGTCGTTCAACATCCCCGGCAAGCAGATCGACGGCATGGACGTCCGCGCCGTCAAGGCCGCGGGCGAGGAGGCTGCGGCCTGGTGCCGCGCTGGCAAGGGCCCCTTCATCCTGGAGATGCAGACCTACCGCTATCGCGGCCACTCGATGTCCGACCCTGCAAAATATCGCACGCGCGAGGAAGTCGAGAAGGTCCGCCACGACCAGGACCCGATCGAGCAGGTGCGCAACCGCCTGTTGGCCGCCAAGGTCAGCGAGGCCGACCTCAAGGCGATCGACGCCGAGGTGCGCGACATCGTCAACGCGTCCGCAGATTTCGCCCAGCATGATCCCGAGCCGGATGCCGCCGAGCTCTGGACCGACATTTACCGCTGA
- a CDS encoding pyruvate dehydrogenase complex E1 component subunit beta, translated as MPIQVLMPALSPTMEKGNLAKWLKKEGETIKSGDVIAEIETDKATMEVEATDEGTLGKILIPEGTADVAVNTPIATILADGESADDLAKAPAPAAQKAAESAPPAAAKAEAPAPKAAPAPQAVAEPDPEVPAGTEMITQTIREALRDAMAEEMRRDADVFVMGEEVAEYQGAYKVTQGLLQEFGAKRVIDTPITEHGFAGVGVGAAMTGLKPIVEFMTFNFAMQAIDQIINSAAKTLYMSGGQMGCSIVFRGPNGAAARVAAQHSQDYSAWYSNVPGLKVVAPFSAADYKGLLKAAIRDPNPVIFLENEVLYGHTGEVPKLDDFIIPIGKARIVRTGSHVTIVSWSNGMTYALKAADELAKEGIEAEVIDLRTLRPMDTETIINSVKKTGRAVTVEEGWAQSGVGAEIAARIMERAFDYLDAPVARVSGKDVPMPYAANLEKLALPSVAEVVEAAKAVCYR; from the coding sequence ATGCCAATTCAAGTGCTGATGCCCGCGTTGTCGCCCACGATGGAGAAGGGCAACCTCGCCAAATGGCTGAAAAAAGAGGGCGAGACGATCAAGTCGGGTGATGTCATCGCCGAGATCGAGACCGACAAGGCGACCATGGAGGTCGAAGCGACCGACGAGGGCACGCTCGGCAAGATACTGATCCCGGAGGGCACTGCTGACGTCGCGGTGAACACGCCGATCGCGACCATCCTCGCCGACGGTGAAAGCGCCGACGACCTCGCGAAGGCGCCTGCGCCGGCTGCGCAGAAGGCCGCCGAATCCGCACCGCCTGCCGCCGCAAAGGCCGAGGCGCCCGCGCCCAAAGCCGCGCCGGCGCCGCAGGCCGTCGCCGAGCCCGATCCGGAAGTGCCCGCCGGCACCGAGATGATCACGCAGACGATCCGCGAAGCCTTGCGCGACGCCATGGCCGAAGAGATGCGCCGTGACGCCGATGTCTTCGTGATGGGCGAGGAGGTCGCTGAATATCAGGGCGCCTACAAGGTGACGCAGGGCCTGCTCCAGGAATTCGGTGCCAAGCGCGTGATCGACACCCCGATCACCGAGCACGGCTTTGCCGGCGTCGGCGTCGGTGCCGCCATGACGGGGCTCAAGCCCATCGTGGAGTTCATGACCTTCAACTTCGCCATGCAGGCGATCGACCAGATCATCAACTCCGCGGCCAAGACGCTCTATATGTCCGGCGGCCAGATGGGCTGCTCGATCGTGTTCCGCGGGCCCAACGGCGCGGCCGCGCGCGTCGCCGCCCAGCACAGCCAGGACTATTCGGCCTGGTACTCGAACGTCCCCGGCCTCAAGGTCGTCGCGCCGTTCTCGGCCGCCGATTACAAGGGCCTGCTCAAGGCTGCGATCCGCGATCCCAATCCGGTGATCTTCCTCGAGAACGAGGTGCTCTACGGCCACACCGGCGAGGTGCCGAAGCTCGATGATTTCATCATCCCGATCGGCAAGGCTCGAATCGTGCGCACCGGCAGTCACGTCACCATCGTCTCCTGGTCGAACGGCATGACCTACGCGCTGAAGGCCGCCGACGAACTCGCCAAGGAGGGCATCGAGGCCGAAGTGATCGATTTGCGCACGCTGCGCCCGATGGACACCGAGACCATCATCAACTCGGTGAAGAAGACCGGCCGCGCCGTCACGGTGGAAGAGGGCTGGGCCCAGAGCGGCGTCGGCGCCGAGATCGCCGCGCGCATCATGGAGCGCGCCTTCGACTATCTGGACGCGCCGGTTGCGCGCGTCTCCGGCAAGGACGTGCCGATGCCCTATGCGGCGAACCTGGAGAAGCTCGCGCTGCCTTCGGTGGCTGAGGTGGTCGAGGCCGCCAAAGCCGTCTGCTACAGGTAG
- the queF gene encoding preQ(1) synthase yields MAKKPSKSTNSPDLQLGRAVEWPDAPERATLDRVPNPQKGTDYLVRFTVPEFTSLCPVTGQPDFAHLMIDYAPGPWLLESKSLKLYIASFRNHGAFHEDCTVMIGKRIASEIKPKWLRIGGYWYPRGGIPIDVFWQTGRVPKGLWVPEQGVAPYRGRG; encoded by the coding sequence ATGGCGAAAAAACCCAGCAAATCGACCAACTCACCTGACCTGCAGCTCGGCCGTGCCGTGGAATGGCCGGATGCCCCCGAAAGGGCGACGCTCGACCGCGTGCCCAATCCGCAAAAGGGCACCGACTATCTGGTGCGCTTCACCGTGCCGGAGTTCACCTCGCTCTGCCCGGTCACGGGCCAGCCGGACTTCGCGCATCTGATGATCGACTACGCGCCCGGTCCATGGCTGCTGGAGTCGAAATCGCTCAAGCTCTACATCGCGAGCTTCCGCAATCACGGCGCCTTCCATGAGGACTGCACCGTGATGATCGGCAAGCGCATCGCCAGCGAGATCAAGCCGAAATGGCTGCGCATCGGCGGCTACTGGTATCCGCGCGGCGGCATCCCGATCGACGTATTCTGGCAGACCGGAAGGGTGCCAAAGGGACTATGGGTGCCGGAGCAAGGCGTCGCGCCTTATCGCGGGCGGGGATGA
- a CDS encoding FtsB family cell division protein, whose protein sequence is MVSRARLKSILTGLALYAMAAAIVGYFGVNAYTGKYGLNARQELDQEIIALTSELAQLKRERARSEQRVSLLRSERIDPDMLDERARYQLDYVNPRDLVRMIPAK, encoded by the coding sequence ATGGTCTCCCGCGCGCGCCTGAAATCGATCCTGACCGGTCTTGCCCTCTACGCGATGGCAGCCGCCATCGTCGGCTATTTCGGCGTCAACGCCTATACCGGCAAATACGGCCTCAACGCCCGCCAGGAACTCGACCAGGAGATCATCGCCCTGACGAGCGAGCTGGCCCAGCTCAAGCGCGAGCGCGCCAGGAGCGAGCAGCGGGTGTCGCTGCTGCGGTCCGAGCGGATCGACCCCGACATGCTGGACGAGCGGGCGCGCTACCAGCTCGACTATGTCAATCCGCGCGATCTCGTTCGGATGATCCCGGCGAAGTAA